The Anaeromyxobacter sp. Fw109-5 genomic interval CGGCCAGCCGGGCGAGCTGGGCCTCGGAGGCGCCGACGACGACGGTCCCCTCGAGGATCGCCACCGCCGCGGGGACGGCGCCGCCCGCCCGCACCGCCGCCAGGCACCGGCGGGCGGCCTCCAGCCCATGCGGCGGAGGGAGCCCCTGCGCGACGACGCTCGACTCGAGGGCGACCACCGGCCTGCCCGCGGCGAGCGCCTCGCGCACCTCCTCGGAGATCCGGAGCGGCGTGTCCATGCGGCGAGCATAGCTCGGGAAACGCGGCCGGCGCGTGCTATAAGCCGTGCAGGAGGCGTGCGGGCGGGCGACACTCGCGCGAGGGATCGAATGCTGGCGAGACTCCGAGGCTGGGTGGTGCTGGCCTACACCGCCGTCTCGATGGTGTTCTTCTTCCTCGTCAGCCTCCCCGACACGATCCTGGGCCGAGGCGACCTCGCGATGTGGTTCGCGAAGTTCACCTGGTCCCGATCGATCCTCAAGCTCGCGGGCGCCAGGGTGCGCGTGCTCCGCGTGCCCCAGCTGCCGGACGGCCCGCTCATCTTCGCGTGCAACCACGAGAGCGCGCTCGACATCCTCGCGCTCGTGGCGTCCCTCCCGCGCATCATCCGCTTCGTCGCCAAGATCGAGCTGTTCCGGATCCCCGTGTTCGGCTGGTACCTCCGGATGGGCGGCCACATCGCGGTGGACCGCGGGAACCACTCCCGCGCCATCGAGTCGCTGCGTCGCGCGGGGGCGGCGGTGCGCGGCGGGACCTCCCTCATCGTGTTCCCGGAGGGGACGCGCTCGGTCGATCTCCGCGTCCACCCGTTCAAGAAGGGACCGTTCGTCGTCGCGATGGAGGCCGGCGTCCCCGTCGTGCCGGTCGCCATCTCCGGCGCGGGACGGATCACCCCGAAGCGGATCATCGCGGTCTACCCCGGGGAGATCCGCATCGCCCTCGGCGACCCCGTCGACCCGCGCGCCTTCCCCGACAAGAGCGACCTCCTTCGCGAGGTGCGCCGGCGCGTGATCGAGCAGCATCGCGCCATCGGAGGCGCGGGCGGCGACCCGGACGACGCCGTCGCGGCGGCCGGCCGCGAGGGGACGAGCGCGCGCGCGGGCGCGCCGGTGTAGGCAGCCTTGCGCCTTGTCGTCCCCGGCGAGCGGGCGGTACCCTCCCCTGGATGAAGGAGCCGGTCCGCCCCGAGCCGCTCGCCGCGGCGCACCGCGTGAAGGACCTGGCGCGCGACCTGGCCCAGGAGCTCACCGACGGGTACCGGCGCTCGACGCGCTACGTCCGGCTCCGCGCCGCGGTCGTCGGTGCGTGGGCCCTCCTCTCGCTCGGCGCCCTCTGGGCGTCGTGCCCGGGCTCCACCGCCTCCAACGACCTCGACGCCGAGGCCCAGCTGCTCCGCGGGTCGATCATGGGGACGCAGCTCCTCGTCAAGAACGGCTCGGACCGGCACTGGACCGAGGTCGCGTTCACCCTGGACGGCGGCTGGCGCTCGGAGCGCAGGACCGTCCGCTCCGGCGACAAGCTCGTCCTCTCCCTCACCCAGTTCCGTGGCCAGGACGGCGCCGCCCCGCCGCCGGACCTGCGCCCGCGGGCCATGACGATCGAGTGCGTGGAGGGTCGCGCCGCCCTCCCCCTCGGCGCCGCGGAGTGATCGTGGCCAGCCCGCGCGTGCTCCTCGTCGACGACGACCCCGACATCTGCGAGTTCCTCGGAATCCTGCTCGCCACGGAGGGGATGGAGTCGCGCGCCGCCGCCTCGGCCGAGGAGGCGCTCTCGGCCCTGGGGGAGGCCGCGGCGGTCCTCCTCGACGTGGCCATGCCCGGCGTGGACGGCCTCGAGCTCTGCGGCCGGATGCGCGCCGCCGGATTCTCCGGGCCGATCCTGATCGTGTCGGCGCGCCCCGCCGCCGACCTGGCGCGCCGGGCGGCCGCGGCCGGGGCCGACGCCTTCGTGCGCAAGCCCTTCGAGAACG includes:
- a CDS encoding lysophospholipid acyltransferase family protein produces the protein MLARLRGWVVLAYTAVSMVFFFLVSLPDTILGRGDLAMWFAKFTWSRSILKLAGARVRVLRVPQLPDGPLIFACNHESALDILALVASLPRIIRFVAKIELFRIPVFGWYLRMGGHIAVDRGNHSRAIESLRRAGAAVRGGTSLIVFPEGTRSVDLRVHPFKKGPFVVAMEAGVPVVPVAISGAGRITPKRIIAVYPGEIRIALGDPVDPRAFPDKSDLLREVRRRVIEQHRAIGGAGGDPDDAVAAAGREGTSARAGAPV
- a CDS encoding response regulator; translation: MASPRVLLVDDDPDICEFLGILLATEGMESRAAASAEEALSALGEAAAVLLDVAMPGVDGLELCGRMRAAGFSGPILIVSARPAADLARRAAAAGADAFVRKPFENAELVGTLRRALAARESRAI